The Acropora muricata isolate sample 2 chromosome 4, ASM3666990v1, whole genome shotgun sequence genome contains the following window.
TCtataaacaaggaaaaataagcagaAGGCGCAGTTCAAAAATTAAGCCTAAAGTTAAGGCATGAGCGACTGACAAACGTAGAATGATGAAAAACTCCCGCCAAACTCCTAAATAGCCCTAACCTAGCCCATAGCCACCTGCGGTCCTCTACGccgtgccgtcagaatattcAATTTCTGACTAACTCGTTTCCATGTCACTcgaacgtcagaaattacacattctgactacactaacacgagacttcaatgtgaaaatagtttattaaggGCACGTCAGTCAGTCCACTGAACAAATCCCTAATAGAgccaaagaaagggaaaaacgaAAGCTAAGTAATCAAGTACCCAACATTCTAGAAACCGACAACCTAGAATCCAAGCTATCCTTTGCGTAACCATTTTTGGCAGAAACGATTTTCCACCTGCCGTGGCGCTGAAAAAGCCTATCTTGCACGCCTGCATTAGCCACAGCCGAAGCACCACCAACCCTTAAAGAATGAGTGCCAAACTGAGAAACGTCTAGTACAATATCTTTGAAACTACACTTAAAATAACCACGAATGCTAGAATAACTAATTGGCTTATTAACAGAAACAAGCTTATGACCTGCCCTGCATTTAGAAAGAGGCCTAAAAATGTAATGGCTTGATTCTATAGGGTAACGCTCTACCTCAGTTAAATAACGCCTCAAAATTTCAACAGGACAGGTATCAACACTCGAACCACTAGCTATGACAACCTCACTTCCTTTCCTCAGTTGATCCGTCTTACTGCTAGTGACATCAATAGCAACATAACCGCTCTGAAAACGAACGTCTCCATATTTAATATGAAGAACCTCATTAATCCTGAAAAACCCCGCAAAGGCAAGTACAAAAATACACACGTTCCTTAACTCAAGAAGGTTGGAAAAATTAGAAGCACTAACTAAAGTCCCAATCATATCAGCCGTCACAGCTTGCTTTCTGTTCACCACTCGAGCACCATTCATCTTCTTAGCTGCTTTACTAATATCGCGAATGATGGAAGCGTCGACGGGGGAGGGCAAGCCTGCCAAATTATGCGCCCATTGCAAGGCATAAATAGCCAAGTCCACAACGGAATATGACTGAGTAGAATCTAACAGATGCTGGAGATACAAAGCTACATGTTCCGTCTTCGCAGGAAAGGCGTCAATCTCCTCTTTGGCAGCAGCAAACTCCTTCCATCTAGCAAACGCCCTCCGGTAAGAATCGATCGTTCCAGGCGCCTTGGAAAGCAGGACTGTTGACGGTAGTTTGTACGCCAATCCCTGAAGAGAAGGATCCCGACAGCTACTAAGGGAGGACCAGATTCCAGAGCTAAAAACatctcaaagaaaaataaacaaaaaggagaAACAAAGAAGCGAATAGCaataaataaattgataaacaaacaaacataacgACGAAACGAACGAAAATACCGTGGGCTCACAGCTGAAACGCATACACTGGGACTACCCGCCGAGGGCTTTCAAATTTGCTGCAAACACCCAGTGGAATACCCGCCGAGGGCTTCTCAAATTAACGGCAAACTCTGACACTATATCCGTGGAAGGATCACGACTTGAGCGCATACACTGAGACAACCCGCCGAGGGGTCTCAAATTCACTGCAAACACCCTGTGAAACACTCGCCAGGGTCTCTGGAAACAACTGCTTTCTAGCATTGAAGCCGACCGCTGAGGACTCCCAGGAAAAACGCGAGCCACTTATGTTTTGTTAATATCCCGGATGTAACTAACCGTTGAACTCAATTTTTGAATATTGTCTAAGAAATTCACCTCAAATTCAACGCGCTTGCTCTGGTGGAACTGTTTTATGCTTTCAAATAATTTCCGTTCTTATTCTGAGGTTCAGAAAGTGAATATTACTTgatgttttcaaagaaaatcaGATAAATCAGAAAAGGAACGTTTTATAAAGTGAAATATTGAACTGATTAAGTCACGATTCGCCATCACTGC
Protein-coding sequences here:
- the LOC136913661 gene encoding integrase/recombinase xerD homolog, producing the protein MHEHNSCRDPSLQGLAYKLPSTVLLSKAPGTIDSYRRAFARWKEFAAAKEEIDAFPAKTEHVALYLQHLLDSTQSYSVVDLAIYALQWAHNLAGLPSPVDASIIRDISKAAKKMNGARVVNRKQAVTADMIGTLVSASNFSNLLELRNVCIFVLAFAGFFRINEVLHIKYGDVRFQSGYVAIDVTSSKTDQLRKGSEVVIASGSSVDTCPVEILRRYLTEVERYPIESSHYIFRPLSKCRAGHKLVSVNKPISYSSIRGYFKCSFKDIVLDVSQFGTHSLRVGGASAVANAGVQDRLFQRHGRWKIVSAKNGYAKDSLDSRLSVSRMLGT